The DNA segment ttttaaaattatttatcgttttgtttttattacagTGGACAACATCTTAAACCACGACACACCTAACAAGGGTAACctaattcaattcaaatttttataaactctttctttctgtttcttatttttgtcGTTTGGATTCGTCCACGAAAAACGGAGTTACACTCATTGTTTGGATGTATATTCCACCGACCATTTctggaaaaagataaatcattttatataaatatatttatttatttaacatccCAAAGAAGTAGCCAAGAGCCAaggattttcaaaataaacaaggCTATTTCAGTCATTTACTATTCAAAACACACGTGTCCAACAAGCATAGCGAGTACTCTTTTCCTCACGCGCTCGCAAATgctattgtcaaaatattatgagactccataattaaaaaaaaaaaaagaaaagaacacttCTTTCGTTTTATTTCATGGTTACAACAGAGACtgcatttataaatataacacaAGCCTCCATTACTGTCATAACTCTATTTTCTGAGCTTAAGAAAGGAACAGAAGAAGATAAGTAGAAagtaagaaagaagaagaagaagaagaaaaagattgtAAGATGAGAACAAGCAACCACCTGATCGGTGTGCTAAACTTCCTAACGTTTCTGTTGTCGGTTCCGATCCTAGGTGGTGGGATATGGCTGAGCAGCAGAGCGAACAACACGGACTGTCTGAAGTTCCTGCAGTGGCCGTTGATCATAATCGGAGTGAGCATCATGGTGGTGTCGCTGGCGGGTTTCGCCGGCGCGTGTTACCGGAACACGTTTCTGATGCGGCTGTACCTGGTGGTGATGTTCGTGGTGATTGCGGTGCTGATCGGCTTTATCATATTCGCGTACGTGGTGACGGACAAAGGGTCGGGTCGGAGGGTGATGAACCGGGCGTATTTGGAGTACTACTTGGAGGACTATTCGGGGTGGTTGGAGGAGCGCGTGGCGAGTGATAGCTACTGGGGGAAGATAGGTTCGTGCATTAGGGATTCCAGAGTGTGTTCGAGGATGGGGAGAACCATTAATGGAGTTCCTGAAACTGCTGAAATGTTCTACGTTAGACACCTCACACCTATTCAGGTATATTCATTAATCTCTCTTCActgcattttctttcttttttcttcttttctgtgTCTGTTTCTTCAATATTTTCGACCAATCTctgaattgattttttatactatttcttCCATTGTTTCTCAACTGAAAAAAACTCTCAAAGAAGA comes from the Vigna radiata var. radiata cultivar VC1973A chromosome 2, Vradiata_ver6, whole genome shotgun sequence genome and includes:
- the LOC106756518 gene encoding tetraspanin-3, coding for MRTSNHLIGVLNFLTFLLSVPILGGGIWLSSRANNTDCLKFLQWPLIIIGVSIMVVSLAGFAGACYRNTFLMRLYLVVMFVVIAVLIGFIIFAYVVTDKGSGRRVMNRAYLEYYLEDYSGWLEERVASDSYWGKIGSCIRDSRVCSRMGRTINGVPETAEMFYVRHLTPIQSGCCKPPTECGYVYQNETVWNLGSGLMGANADCTRWSNDQEQLCYACNSCKAGVLASLKKSWRKVSVINIVVMILLVIVYIVAYAAYRNNKRMDNDEPYGEARMTKAQPSAFHL